One Bacteroidota bacterium genomic window, ATAAATTCCGTCACCGTTTGTGTTAATGTTGTAAAAGGAAACATAAACTTGTTGTCCTGCAAAAGCAGATAAAGACACTGCATGGCGCTCAAAAGTATTTGTGGTAGTTGGATAACCGCCCCCGACACCTTCATACAATTTAAGAATGTTGTTATTGAAACTTGTAAGAGCGGAATCAGTTGTAGAAATCCGGATTAATAATGAATCAGGAGGAAAGTTTACGTATTCAACAGCCAGCCAGAAAATTAGAGAGTCAGTTGCCACCACTGAAAATTTTGGCATGATAAGCCAGTCTTCGCCTGTCAAACCTTCCCATTGCATATACGCGCTGGCAACTCCGCTTTTTTTCTGAACAGTAGATCGTGCCCATACCAAAGGACCCTGCACACTCATGCTTTGCCATCCTACAGGAGGGAAAGTTATATTTTCAAATCCTTCTTTGAGGATGCCTGAAAGAACATTTGTGTTTGGGTTGCCGGCACGCTTCGCGTTTTGATTAGTTGCTTGCCCGGCATTTATTATAGCAGATGTTGACGGAAAACTAGTTGCATTGCGTTTTCTGGATTGCGCTGAAACAGTAAAAATTGTTGCAGTAAAAAAGACAATCAGTGTAAATGGGAGTAAAAATTTTCTCATAATTTTTTTAATTAAATTAATTGATGAATACTGAAAAAGATGACAAAGATACTTTTTTCTAATATAATCCTGAAAATACTTCATGTTTGAATCTTGCCGCACAGTCCTTCTTTAATTTTCAGTTCATTTCAGCCATTGTCTTGTTTTCAATTTTTGCGTTGCACCATCGCACATAATCAAAAATGCGGATAGCAGTTGCTTCGTTTTTATCTTTCACAAGCCGAAGCATTTTCTTTTTCAACTCAGAAAATTTTTCTTTTCCGTACTTATCGCTGTGGAATTCCTCCTTACGGATATACGCTGAAATGAAACTAAGAATAGCTTCTTCAATTTTGTATTTCTGGTTTTTCTTTCTCAAAAATTTTCTTGTGGCAGGAATTAAATTTTCTATCTGCTCAAATTCCTTTAGCTCCAGAAGAACAAGCAACTGCATGAGTCGTGCAAAACGGAAGCGGGCAGGGTTTTCTTTGGGGGCGTCTTCGTCCTGCAAAAGTTTGTTCAGCCATAAAAGAGCTTGTTTAAAATCTCCACGCCAAAACCAAAATACAGTTTGTTGATAATAAATATCCGTTCTCAGAGAAGTGTTTATAGAAGAAACATGTAACTCCACTTGTTTTTTTAATTCGTTGATGAGGGGCAGGGCATTGTTGGATTTGCCTGTGTCCATTAAAATAAATCCTTCCAGCAGCAAAACGTTAAAATAAAGTTCCTGAATATTTTTTTTGTTTTTAGTATCGGAAAGCGATGCAAAAACATCGCGGATAATTTTCAGGTTGCCAAGCGCTTCATGATACTTTTTCAGGTAATAATAACTGATTCCTTGCGTGTAAAGTGAGAGCAGGTACTGGCGCAATTCATCGCTGAGCAGGAAATTTTTTTTCTTAGAAATAAGCGCAGCTTTTTTGTGATAAACATTGCTTTGAATATTATTTCCGATAGTGGAGAAATAGGTTCCGGCTCCATTATATAATTCCCATTGCGCCTTGCCGGAAAGATTTTTTTTAGATAGTTTTTTTATTTCTTCCGGAAATCTTTTTTGTTCTTCAGCCTCTTTTGATTTGCGAATGATGATTTCCTTGTTGTGCAAAGCGCTCACATCCAGACGGAATCGTAAACAATCCTGAAAATTCCTGTAAAGTTCCCGTTGCTGAGCAGATTCTTCAAAAGCGTTTGTTATTTTTTTTTGCCCGCGCACCAATTGATGAGAAGCGGATAAAAGCTTGACCTCCCATTCCAGCAGTTGCATCGTTGCAAGATGTTGTTCGTGATGCAGGGCAAGTTTTTTTGCATGATGCAATAGTTTCAGCGCTGCTTTAAGCAACCCTTTTTTGTAAAGAACTTCCACTTCTGTAATGAGGGTATGCAATTGAATGGTAACCGATGAAGCCGTATGAAATGTCCGCAGCGATTTCATGACAGACTTCTGCAGATGTCGTTTAAGCAGAAACAGGTGCTGAGTCCGAAACAAATTTCGGATAGCAGGTTCATTAAATTTTTTTTGACGATTGAGGGTTTCAAAAAGTTTCAAGTAAGAATTTTTTTCACCTATCGTATGTAAAGATGCAAAGCCGCGGAAATAACGTTTTTCAGCCTTTGTCAGAGAGTGAACAAGATGATAGATATCTGAAAGCATTATTTTAGACCTAATAAAATACTAAGCAAAAGTATATAAATATAGATATATAGATATAATGAAATTTATATTTCAGACATAATAAAAACACTACGAATAGTATTTGAAAAATACAGATTGAAGAGTTAAATTTACTTCATAAATCAAATGAGAAAAAACCAGTGAAGTTTATTAATCATACAACTATCTTTCAAATGATTTTTTTTCTCTTTCTCCACGGCACTTATCCTGACGAACGCAAACAGTTTGGAGTTGTATCTCATGAAGTTCAAGATGTTCTTCCTGAAATTACTTCTACTGATTCAGATGGATTTATTTCGGTTGATTATTCAAAGCTAACTCCTCTGCTGATTAACGCAATCAAAGAGCAGCAAGCAATGATTGAAAGTTTAAAACTGGATAAAGCATCCTCAGTGGCAAGAATTTCGAAGTTGGAAACGGATGTCCAGACACTAATTCAAACATCAAAAGAAGAAGCAAAGAAGTAAGCAGATGAAATCCAAAAAAGAAGCTTACGGTTTACTGTCTACTGTTTACGGTTTTTTAAACTATAAACTTGTTGTGTTGTTATTTGTATTAACTGTAAACTGTAAACTAGAGACTGTAAATTGTTTTGCCCAGGAACTTGTTCAGGACCGGGATTTTCAGCAGGGATTTTATGTGAGAGACAGGTTCTCCGGATTATTTGCAGGACCAATAACTTGCGACAGCACACTTGCCTCTCCTGTGTGGAATACTGCTGAATGGGGAAGCCAAACCACTTTTCTTGCTATGACACCTTCCACTTTGCCTGATAGCATGTGCCAGTGGGCAGATAACAACAAAGATTTTCGTTTCGGTACATTGGGCGCAGAAGAATATGAGTTGTACTTTGGCGTAAACTCTCAAAGTGAATTCAACAACATTTACCGCGCAAACGGAGAGCCATGGCCACATCTTTTGATTGAGCAGCGATTCAGCCCTCCCTATGATTTTCCGGGTCAGGGTCCGGGCTGCCCGTCTATTTCAACTCTTGATTCTTTAATCTTTCAGATTGACTCGAAACTTTTATACAACCAGACCATCATGACTACCGGATACGATCCTAGTTTGCATGCAGCAGAATTTTTGGTGTATTTTACTGTGCAAAACTTAAACGTGTCTTCGTCTGGTTACGGTAAGTATGTATGGTTAGGAATGCAATTGTATGACGATAGATTTGCAATTCCCTACGCTGGTGTTTCTTATGATACCGCCACCGCTACTTTAATAAACCAAATACCCTATTATGATTATTCAAGTGAAACCACTCACAACGGAACTTGGGTGCATGCTCAAGTCAATTTAATTCCTTACGTGATTGCCGCTCTTGATACCGCTTGGGCAAATGGGTTTTTAAACGAGTCCACCGATCTTGCAGATTACAAAATAGGCGGAATGAATATGGGTTGGGAACTTCCGGGAATGAATATCTCTACTGTTGGAGTGAAAGGAATAAGTCTGGTTGCTTATCAGGCAGTAACAGGAGTAAACCAACTAGAAAATGAAAATGCTCATTCGGTGAACATTTACCCAAATCCTTCCAACGGAACATTTCAAATACAAGTGGCAGGAGGCAGCAGCAATGAATACAAAATAGAAATCTATAATGTTTTTGGAGAGAAAATACATTCCTCAGCGATGAATAATGAACGATTAACAATTAATATGAGCGGAGCGAATAGCGAAATTTATTTTCTGAATA contains:
- a CDS encoding T9SS type A sorting domain-containing protein, coding for MKSKKEAYGLLSTVYGFLNYKLVVLLFVLTVNCKLETVNCFAQELVQDRDFQQGFYVRDRFSGLFAGPITCDSTLASPVWNTAEWGSQTTFLAMTPSTLPDSMCQWADNNKDFRFGTLGAEEYELYFGVNSQSEFNNIYRANGEPWPHLLIEQRFSPPYDFPGQGPGCPSISTLDSLIFQIDSKLLYNQTIMTTGYDPSLHAAEFLVYFTVQNLNVSSSGYGKYVWLGMQLYDDRFAIPYAGVSYDTATATLINQIPYYDYSSETTHNGTWVHAQVNLIPYVIAALDTAWANGFLNESTDLADYKIGGMNMGWELPGMNISTVGVKGISLVAYQAVTGVNQLENENAHSVNIYPNPSNGTFQIQVAGGSSNEYKIEIYNVFGEKIHSSAMNNERLTINMSGANSEIYFLNIKAGDMPITRKLIIQK